One segment of Anopheles stephensi strain Indian chromosome 3, UCI_ANSTEP_V1.0, whole genome shotgun sequence DNA contains the following:
- the LOC118512601 gene encoding cyclin-H: MYSLSSQKKYWTFKTEQELAELRVKQNVRFITKHGAGMTEEQKQAHFLSADEERLLLKQYELQLKEFCKRFEPPMPKYVVGTAFHYFKRFYLNNSSMDYHPKEILATCVYLACKVEEFNVSIAQFVANIKGDRGKAMDIILSNELLLMQELNYYLTIHNPMRPIEGFLIDIKTRCNMSNPDRLRPGIEDFIDKTFLTDAPLMYAPSQIALAAVLHAASKEQENLDSYVTESLFGSAKDKLPVLIEAVRRVRSMVRTIELPPKDRVRFLEKKLEKCRNQENNPDSQIYKQRMKKMYEDEDDLDVMGSSYHMNVSDASLDVSQLNTTNPANMTID, translated from the exons ATGTATTCCCTTAGCTCACAGAAAAAGTATTGGACGTTCAAAACGGAACAGGAGCTAGCCGAACTGCGTGTGAAACAAAATGTTCGGTTTATTACCAAGCATGGTGCCGGCATGACG GAGGAACAAAAACAGGCCCACTTTCTTTCGGCTGACGAGGAGCGATTATTGCTGAAGCAGTATGAGCTACAGTTGAAGGAGTTCTGCAAACGATTCGAGCCTCCGATGCCGAAGTACGTCGTGGGGACGGCGTTTCACTACTTTAAGCGCTTTTACCTTAACAACTCGTCTATGGACTACCATCCGAAGGAAATTTT GGCGACGTGCGTTTACTTGGCTTGTAAGGTGGAAGAGTTTAACGTGTCAATTGCACAGTTTGTGGCCAACATTAAGGGGGATCGAGGCAAAGCAATGGATATCATTCTGTCGAACGAGCTGCTGCTAATGCAGGAGCTAAACTACTACCTAACGATACACAATCCGATGAGGCCAATCGAAGGGTTTCTGATTGACATAAAG ACACGATGCAATATGAGCAATCCGGATCGGTTGCGACCGGGAATTGAAGATTTTATCGACAAAACGTTCCTTACCGATGCGCCACTGATGTACGCACCGTCACAGATTGCACTCGCCGCCGTCCTGCATGCCGCTAGTAAAGAGCAGGAAAATTTAGATAGTTACGTTACGGAATCGTTGTTCGGATCGGCGAAAGATAAGCTACCCGTGCTCATCGAAGCCGTCCGAAGGGTTCGCTCGATGGTGCGCACGATCGAACTGCCGCCCAAGGATCGTGTGCGGTTTCTGGAGAAAAAGCTGGAAAAGTGTCGCAATCAGGAGAATAATCCCGACAGTCAGAT ctaCAAACAGCGCATGAAGAAAATGTACGAAGACGAGGACGATCTAGATGTGATGGGCTCTTCGTATCATATGAACGTTTCGGATGCCAGTCTGGATGTGTCGCAGTTGAATACCACCAACCCTGCCAACATGACCATTGATTGA